From Acidobacteriota bacterium, the proteins below share one genomic window:
- a CDS encoding cold shock domain-containing protein yields MRITGKVKWFNNAKGYGFIEREGGSDVFVHYSAIQGNGFRSLEEGMAVEFEIVDGPKGPQAGNVTKI; encoded by the coding sequence ATGCGCATCACAGGCAAGGTGAAGTGGTTCAACAACGCGAAGGGGTATGGATTCATCGAGCGTGAAGGCGGCAGCGACGTCTTCGTCCACTACTCCGCCATCCAGGGCAACGGGTTCCGCTCTCTCGAAGAAGGTATGGCCGTTGAGTTCGAAATTGTCGACGGCCCCAAGGGACCTCAGGCCGGTAACGTCACCAAGATTTAG